Proteins encoded within one genomic window of Laspinema palackyanum D2c:
- a CDS encoding aldo/keto reductase produces the protein MEFIQLGNNGPTVPTLGIGAWSWGDTLFWNYGKDYGATQVQEAFHAAVEAGITFFDTAEVYGLGKSEQLLGQFIGETETPIQVATKYGPLPWRFTSESVAEALTASLDRLQLTQVTLYQVHWPFTFLMSQETLMNALADEVEKGRIQTIGVSNYSAAQMRESHAVLSKRGIPLAVNQVRYSLLSREVETQGIIKTARELGITILAYSPLQQGLLTGKYSPDSPQPSGPRQWDSRFNPEGLRKIAPVLDLLRQFGQNYGKTPAQVALNWLIAQGGIIPIPGAKNAEQARQNAGAVGWQLTANEVAQLEQVTRPWL, from the coding sequence ATGGAATTCATCCAATTAGGAAACAATGGACCAACGGTCCCGACCCTCGGTATTGGTGCTTGGTCCTGGGGAGATACCCTCTTTTGGAACTATGGCAAAGATTACGGAGCCACGCAGGTTCAAGAAGCCTTTCATGCTGCTGTTGAGGCGGGAATTACTTTTTTTGATACCGCCGAAGTCTATGGATTAGGCAAATCTGAACAGCTTCTCGGTCAATTTATTGGAGAAACAGAAACCCCAATTCAAGTGGCGACAAAATACGGTCCTTTACCCTGGCGGTTTACGTCTGAATCGGTTGCTGAAGCGCTCACCGCTAGTCTCGATCGCCTGCAATTAACCCAAGTCACCCTCTATCAAGTGCATTGGCCTTTTACATTCTTAATGAGTCAAGAAACCTTGATGAATGCTTTAGCCGATGAAGTGGAAAAAGGCCGAATCCAAACCATTGGCGTTAGCAATTATTCCGCTGCCCAAATGCGGGAATCTCATGCTGTTTTGTCTAAACGGGGAATTCCGTTAGCCGTCAATCAGGTGCGTTATTCTTTATTATCTCGTGAGGTAGAAACCCAAGGAATTATCAAAACTGCCAGGGAATTAGGAATCACAATTTTGGCCTATAGTCCCCTCCAACAAGGATTACTCACGGGCAAATACAGCCCCGACAGTCCCCAACCCAGCGGACCGCGCCAGTGGGATTCCCGGTTCAACCCGGAGGGATTGCGGAAAATTGCTCCTGTCTTAGACTTGTTGCGCCAATTCGGTCAAAATTATGGCAAAACTCCCGCTCAAGTTGCCTTGAATTGGTTAATTGCTCAAGGGGGTATTATTCCCATTCCTGGGGCGAAAAATGCAGAACAGGCGCGACAAAATGCCGGTGCGGTGGGATGGCAATTAACGGCGAATGAAGTGGCGCAATTGGAGCAAGTCACTCGTCCTTGGTTATAA
- a CDS encoding CHAT domain-containing protein has product MSAARVLVKKRSQILEGMAAMDQKTVTPPNSGKSSPKALSIGLLILPLAVFFSALSAQSQPIVPATDGTGTLVTPEGTRYDITGGQRSSDGRNLFHSFTEFGLNPAEIANFISNPEIVNILGRINGSNASYINGLIQVTGGASHLYLMNPAGMVFGPNASLNVPGSFLATTATGIGFDDRWFNAVGGNLYADLVGTPNALVFETLQPGAIINSGNLTVVSGQNLTLIGGTILNRGAVASPQGSITMATVPGSSWVRLSQPNHLLSLDIAAPFPIAPLALPALLTGGDSSHVTDVRINPDGTVELISSGLGIASGDVAMSQSHLSGKTVSLSAHQTLTLGETTLQTTEDMQLRAGDTVRVRDSLDRPFLADAGGNLTLRGDRAIDILALDSIPSVDPVKFQFEPFRAGGDITLVSDGPISGDSHFAAGGNFAIRTGSGEPGTLISLFDPIVTSNGDVSFGDYTGASLKVEAGGSIIGVSINITQPDRTLTGSDPDIPILTSSPSVILRAGEGSLSNVANVPPDQAIADTVFSGSESATRGSITVNNITTAAGPIILSATSDIITGNLTSNGGNISAISRSGNIITAGEVVSLGTTVNGNINLDAGNTLTLGIVNSGSGNMTLTGNEIDLNGTVTGTGILTLQPRNLNQNIVLSGGSDSGNTVLDLTVADLAALEDGFNSVIIGAANGSGLITIAGVVDFSDPVTLRSPQGQGATDIAGNLTLSDNATLNIDTAGATLVSADVITEGELSFGNIFLNADVTFAGSNITFNGTINGERQLNVSSPLGTVRVNQPVGSQVPLRSLDIVADVLTLSSDIVAQGNIILNSAVILGNDIRLSTLTPGSLITFNNTLNSRENATQSLTLNTPGRIIWAREVGGGEGGALGAIAIEETTEITASEGITADRLTVNSSGTIALEDVNLVEANANPTTPLLELNATEQITVGNVTANPAQMNLTSTNSFVTTGDVISPGGTLEVTAGREITTGILNTSTTSGSGGDITLTSNRDRIFTEEINTSGLFGGGSLTISACESCQGIAGEPLAPGIQTGTIATNATEQAAGDVTLTAPGDIEVQSISAEGSTGGTVEITTGRFFRATDTLLDENSPDASISTAGVSEEGEIKISHGSAIAQAPFIIGDAQLNGTLAAIMTAGNNIIVPVQSFPFSFTQGNISLVSAATEPSVIRPPAPIPESSPSLALPETLLQTQLEKPPEAQPLIQIESRQLDSRILPNDRVATARLALDDLLTQGNENLRSTIEQIEGLRQSEFETYFKEDLEVESLSFEEIVQKLRTIAQETGTNPAIVYVLSRGDRLDLILITPKGQPIHRIIPEANQEELLYTARNLLAQVTDLKRLNTQTYLPPAQQLYRWLIAPLASELEGQEIDTIAFSMDPGLRTLPIAALHDGEQFLVEKYRLGLIPSVNLTDTRYEDIRNYPILAMGASTFNTLPDLPAVPLELEAILQTLEKGQSFLNEEFTLENLKFQRASQPFRLVHLATHGQFNPGDPSESYIQLWDGPLNLQEMRDLEWNNPPVDLLVLSACRTAIGSLEAELGFAGLAVRIGAKTAIASLTYVSDEGTLALMTEFYQSLKTAPIKAEALRQAQIAMLEGRVRFEGDRLYSESTNFSLRSEGINDNQTRDFKHPYFWAVFTLIGSPW; this is encoded by the coding sequence GTGTCAGCAGCTAGAGTGTTAGTTAAAAAGCGATCGCAAATTTTAGAGGGAATGGCGGCAATGGATCAGAAAACGGTGACCCCCCCCAACTCAGGCAAATCATCCCCAAAAGCACTCTCCATCGGGCTTTTGATACTACCCTTAGCGGTGTTTTTCTCGGCTTTGAGCGCCCAATCTCAACCGATTGTCCCAGCAACGGATGGGACGGGGACCCTGGTTACGCCGGAGGGAACCCGTTATGATATCACTGGGGGTCAGCGGTCCTCCGATGGGCGGAATCTGTTCCATAGTTTTACTGAATTTGGGCTGAATCCCGCTGAGATTGCTAATTTTATTTCTAATCCAGAAATTGTCAATATTTTAGGCCGAATTAATGGCAGCAATGCTTCTTATATTAATGGACTAATTCAGGTAACTGGCGGTGCGTCTCATCTCTATTTAATGAATCCTGCCGGGATGGTTTTTGGACCCAATGCCAGTCTGAATGTCCCGGGTTCGTTTCTGGCAACAACGGCAACGGGAATTGGATTTGATGACCGATGGTTTAATGCGGTGGGGGGGAATCTTTATGCAGATTTAGTGGGAACTCCTAATGCATTAGTTTTTGAGACGTTACAGCCCGGGGCTATCATTAATTCTGGGAATTTAACGGTGGTATCGGGTCAAAATTTAACCCTGATTGGGGGAACGATTTTGAATCGGGGGGCAGTTGCCTCACCCCAGGGAAGCATCACAATGGCGACGGTTCCCGGTTCGAGTTGGGTGCGCTTATCTCAACCGAATCATCTGCTGAGTTTGGACATTGCTGCGCCTTTTCCGATCGCACCTCTTGCGTTACCCGCCTTACTCACGGGAGGGGATTCTTCCCATGTGACGGATGTTCGCATCAACCCCGATGGAACGGTGGAATTAATCAGTTCCGGACTGGGAATCGCATCGGGAGATGTGGCAATGAGTCAGTCTCACTTATCGGGAAAGACGGTTTCCTTGTCGGCTCACCAAACTCTCACTTTAGGAGAAACAACCTTACAAACCACCGAGGATATGCAGTTGCGGGCTGGGGATACGGTGCGGGTGCGAGACAGCCTGGACCGGCCTTTTTTAGCCGATGCCGGGGGCAATTTAACCTTGCGAGGCGATCGCGCCATTGATATCTTAGCCTTGGATTCTATCCCTTCCGTGGATCCGGTTAAGTTTCAATTTGAACCCTTTCGCGCCGGGGGAGATATCACATTAGTGAGTGATGGTCCGATTTCCGGGGATTCTCACTTTGCCGCCGGGGGAAATTTTGCGATTCGCACCGGGTCGGGAGAACCGGGAACCCTGATCAGTCTGTTTGACCCGATTGTAACTTCCAATGGGGATGTGAGCTTTGGGGACTATACTGGCGCTTCCCTGAAAGTGGAGGCCGGGGGGAGCATTATCGGGGTGAGTATTAATATCACCCAACCGGACAGGACTCTGACGGGTTCCGATCCGGATATTCCCATTCTCACCAGCAGTCCCTCGGTGATTCTGCGCGCTGGGGAAGGGAGTTTGTCTAATGTCGCCAATGTTCCCCCGGATCAGGCGATCGCCGATACGGTGTTTTCCGGGAGTGAGAGTGCTACCCGAGGCAGCATTACAGTTAACAATATTACCACTGCTGCCGGTCCTATCATCCTCTCGGCGACGAGCGATATTATTACGGGAAATCTCACCAGCAATGGCGGGAATATTTCAGCCATCAGTCGCAGTGGAAATATTATTACCGCCGGGGAAGTGGTATCATTAGGAACAACAGTTAATGGCAATATTAACCTAGATGCGGGCAATACCCTCACTCTAGGAATTGTCAACAGTGGCAGTGGTAATATGACGCTGACGGGTAACGAAATTGATTTGAATGGTACGGTTACTGGGACTGGCATTTTAACCCTACAACCGAGAAATCTGAACCAAAATATTGTCTTATCCGGTGGCAGTGATAGTGGGAATACGGTTTTGGATTTGACGGTGGCGGATTTAGCGGCCCTAGAGGATGGGTTTAATTCGGTTATTATTGGTGCAGCAAATGGCAGTGGACTGATTACCATTGCGGGTGTTGTGGATTTCAGTGATCCGGTCACCCTGCGATCGCCCCAAGGACAAGGTGCGACGGATATCGCGGGAAATCTCACTCTCTCGGATAATGCCACCCTGAATATCGATACCGCAGGCGCAACCTTGGTGAGTGCGGATGTCATTACGGAAGGAGAACTCAGCTTTGGAAATATCTTTTTAAATGCCGATGTTACCTTTGCCGGGAGTAATATCACCTTTAATGGGACGATCAATGGGGAACGCCAGCTTAATGTCAGTTCGCCCTTGGGGACCGTAAGAGTGAACCAACCTGTTGGCAGTCAGGTTCCCCTCCGCAGTTTAGACATTGTGGCGGATGTCTTAACCCTATCGAGTGATATTGTGGCCCAAGGGAATATTATTCTGAATAGTGCGGTGATTCTCGGCAATGATATCCGCTTGAGTACCCTGACTCCGGGGAGTTTGATTACGTTTAATAATACTCTGAATAGTCGGGAAAATGCGACACAATCTCTCACTCTAAATACCCCGGGCCGTATTATCTGGGCGCGGGAAGTCGGGGGTGGGGAAGGGGGTGCATTAGGGGCGATCGCCATTGAAGAAACCACCGAAATTACTGCATCTGAGGGGATTACAGCCGATCGCCTGACGGTGAACAGTTCCGGAACGATCGCCCTGGAAGATGTGAACCTAGTAGAGGCAAACGCAAATCCCACGACCCCGCTTTTAGAACTGAATGCGACAGAGCAAATTACAGTCGGAAATGTCACCGCTAATCCGGCCCAAATGAATCTCACCAGTACCAACAGTTTTGTCACAACTGGGGATGTGATCTCACCGGGGGGAACCCTGGAAGTTACTGCTGGACGAGAAATTACTACCGGCATTCTGAATACCTCGACAACTTCGGGAAGTGGAGGCGACATTACCCTCACCAGTAACCGCGATCGCATTTTCACGGAAGAGATTAATACCTCGGGATTATTTGGCGGTGGCAGTCTCACAATTTCGGCCTGTGAGTCTTGCCAAGGCATTGCTGGAGAACCCTTGGCACCGGGAATCCAAACCGGCACAATCGCCACCAATGCTACAGAACAAGCAGCAGGGGATGTCACCTTAACGGCACCCGGGGATATAGAAGTCCAGTCCATTAGCGCTGAGGGGAGTACCGGGGGAACTGTCGAAATTACCACCGGGCGATTTTTTCGGGCAACAGATACCTTACTGGATGAAAATTCCCCCGATGCCAGCATTTCCACTGCCGGTGTAAGCGAAGAAGGGGAGATAAAAATTAGTCATGGCAGTGCGATCGCCCAAGCGCCATTTATTATCGGTGATGCTCAACTTAATGGCACTCTAGCGGCGATTATGACGGCTGGAAATAATATCATTGTGCCCGTGCAATCCTTTCCCTTTTCCTTTACTCAAGGGAATATTTCTTTGGTTTCTGCTGCGACAGAACCCTCAGTCATCCGCCCTCCGGCACCGATTCCTGAGTCTTCTCCCTCCCTCGCCTTACCGGAAACCCTATTACAAACTCAACTAGAAAAACCCCCAGAAGCGCAACCCCTGATTCAGATTGAAAGTCGCCAACTCGATAGCCGAATTTTACCCAATGATCGCGTTGCAACAGCCCGATTAGCCCTCGATGATTTGCTGACTCAAGGGAACGAAAATCTCCGGTCCACCATTGAGCAAATTGAAGGACTCCGACAATCTGAATTTGAAACCTATTTCAAAGAAGATTTGGAGGTAGAATCCCTATCCTTTGAAGAAATCGTCCAAAAATTACGAACAATAGCCCAAGAAACCGGCACAAATCCAGCGATTGTTTATGTTTTATCCCGGGGCGATCGCCTAGATTTAATCCTAATCACCCCCAAGGGTCAACCCATTCACCGGATCATTCCCGAAGCCAACCAAGAAGAACTATTATACACAGCCCGCAATTTATTGGCCCAAGTTACGGACCTCAAACGATTAAATACTCAAACCTATTTACCTCCGGCACAACAACTGTATCGATGGCTGATTGCCCCACTTGCTTCCGAATTAGAAGGGCAAGAAATTGACACCATTGCTTTTTCAATGGACCCGGGATTACGAACCCTTCCTATTGCTGCCTTGCACGATGGAGAGCAATTTCTAGTCGAAAAATATCGCTTGGGCTTAATTCCCAGTGTGAACTTAACCGATACTCGCTATGAGGATATCCGGAATTATCCTATTTTAGCAATGGGAGCCTCTACTTTTAATACCTTACCCGATCTGCCAGCCGTTCCTTTAGAATTAGAAGCGATTCTTCAGACTTTAGAGAAGGGACAATCCTTTTTAAATGAAGAATTTACCTTGGAAAACCTCAAATTTCAGCGCGCATCTCAACCGTTTAGGTTAGTCCATCTGGCCACTCACGGACAATTTAATCCCGGAGACCCCAGTGAATCTTATATCCAGCTTTGGGACGGACCCTTAAACTTGCAGGAAATGCGGGATTTAGAATGGAACAATCCGCCGGTGGATTTGTTGGTTTTAAGTGCCTGTCGCACGGCGATCGGCAGTTTAGAGGCTGAGTTAGGGTTTGCGGGATTAGCGGTGCGAATTGGGGCAAAAACTGCCATAGCGAGTTTGACTTACGTCAGCGATGAAGGAACCTTAGCCCTGATGACAGAGTTTTATCAAAGTCTAAAAACTGCACCGATTAAAGCAGAAGCCCTGCGACAGGCACAGATTGCCATGTTAGAGGGAAGAGTGCGCTTTGAAGGCGATCGCCTCTACTCGGAATCCACGAATTTTTCCCTGCGTTCTGAGGGCATCAATGACAATCAAACCCGGGATTTCAAACATCCCTATTTTTGGGCGGTGTTTACCCTGATTGGCAGCCCTTGGTAA
- a CDS encoding TIGR03032 family protein, with amino-acid sequence MSLEIMGSRQFPEWLYQHQVSLAFTTYQTGKLFLIGLQPNGRLSIFERTFNRAMGLSASANALYVSSLYQLWRFENALEPGQVHQGYDRLYVPQLAYTTGDLDIHDVACDRTETPIFVNTLFSCLATVSHTHSFIPLWQPPFISKLAAEDRCHLNGLAMENGTPSYVTAVSQSDVADGWRDKRHNGGCVIDVKGDRIVLDNLSMPHSPRLYQDKLWLLNSGTGYFGYVDRAAGRFEPVTFCPGYLRGLAFCEDFAVVGISKPRHNKTFSGLPLDAALQYKGAEARCGLLIIDLRSGDILHWLRLEGSLFEELYDVAVLPGVRRPMAVGLKTDEILRMITIGPAPTVI; translated from the coding sequence ATGTCGTTAGAAATTATGGGATCGCGCCAGTTCCCGGAATGGTTGTATCAACACCAAGTTAGTCTGGCTTTTACTACCTACCAAACGGGGAAGCTGTTTCTCATCGGATTGCAACCCAACGGGCGCTTATCGATTTTCGAGCGCACGTTCAATCGGGCAATGGGATTATCGGCGTCGGCGAATGCGTTATATGTGAGTTCGCTCTATCAGTTGTGGCGGTTTGAAAATGCTCTGGAACCGGGACAGGTGCATCAAGGATACGATCGCCTTTACGTTCCCCAACTCGCCTACACCACTGGCGATTTAGACATTCACGATGTGGCCTGCGATCGCACCGAAACCCCAATTTTTGTCAATACTTTGTTTAGCTGTTTGGCAACTGTCAGCCACACGCACAGTTTTATCCCCTTATGGCAACCGCCGTTTATCTCCAAACTCGCGGCTGAAGATCGCTGTCATCTGAATGGGTTGGCAATGGAAAACGGAACGCCCAGCTATGTGACGGCAGTCAGTCAAAGTGATGTGGCAGATGGGTGGCGCGACAAACGGCACAATGGCGGTTGTGTTATCGATGTGAAGGGCGATCGCATTGTCCTCGACAATCTCTCTATGCCTCACTCGCCGCGTTTGTACCAGGATAAACTTTGGTTGCTCAATTCCGGAACCGGGTATTTCGGGTATGTGGATAGGGCAGCGGGTCGATTTGAACCTGTTACCTTTTGTCCCGGATACTTGCGGGGATTAGCCTTTTGCGAAGATTTCGCCGTTGTTGGCATCTCGAAACCTCGTCACAATAAGACCTTTAGCGGTTTACCCTTAGATGCAGCTTTGCAATACAAAGGCGCAGAGGCACGCTGCGGGTTGCTGATTATAGACTTGCGGAGTGGGGATATCCTTCACTGGTTGCGCTTGGAAGGGAGTTTGTTTGAAGAGTTGTATGACGTGGCAGTTTTACCGGGGGTGCGCCGTCCGATGGCGGTGGGGTTAAAAACTGATGAAATCCTCCGCATGATTACGATTGGTCCTGCGCCAACTGTCATCTAG